The genomic region CCTTTTGATGCAATAATCATAACTGCAGCGGCAAACCATATCCCTCCGCCATTAATCAAACAATTAAAAGAAGGCGGCAGGTTAATTATCCCCCTCGGAAGCACAGTGTACTATCAGACCCTTACCCTCGCAACAAAGAAAAAAGGTGAGCTTGATGTTACTCAGATGGGCCCGGTTGCCTTTGTGCCTATGATTGGAGAGGCAGAGAAAAGAAGATAGGTCGTTGCCCCGACACTTCGGGGTAACTGAGGTGTCATCTGTGCGGCTCGATTATGACTTTAATTGACTCATCTGCTTTTGCAACAAGCCTGAAACCTTCTCCTGCCTCAGAAAGGCTTAATCTGTGAGTAATCATCTCATTAACATTCACCCTTCCATTGCTTATCAGGTCTATTGCCATCTGAATGTCCGCAGGGCTTGCACCGTAAGAGGTTATTAGCTTTATCTCATTGCGCCAGAGGTCATTCATAGGGACAGGGATGTTAACACCCGGCTCTGGCACTGCAAAGAACAACACTGTTCCTCCCCTGTCAACAGACCGAAGCGCCTGAAGCATGGCAGGCATGGCCCCTGTGCAGATTATCACAAGGTCTGCATGCCTGTTCTTATTTGCCCTGAGCAAAAGAGCAGGCACATCTCCTCTGGCATTTATCACTGTATCAGCCCCAAACTTTTTTGCTGCATTCAAGCGATATTCGTTTATATCTGTCGCAATTATACGCCCTGCACCGAGGCATCGGGCAAGGTGGATATGGAGCAGTCCAGAAATGCCGCTTCCCATGATAAGAATGCTCTGCCCGGGCTGTATGTTTGCAAGCCTCTGACTCCTTAAAACACACGCCAGCGGTTCTATAAATGTCCCCTCGCTAAAAGTTACGTTGTCCGGAAGGACGAAAACGCCGCGGTCAACGTTTATCTTCGGCACACGTATGTATTCTGAAAATCCACCAGGATCAAAATTCGTCTTATGAAGAGTATCACATGCTGTATGATGACCATTAAGGCAGTATCTGCATGTATTGCATGGGACATGGTGAGACACAAAAACCCTGTCTCCTTTTTTATATTGCTCTACGCCACCTCCTATTTCAACAACCTCACCTGAAATCTCATGGCCTAGCACAATGGGCGCCATTTTTACTCGATACCACTCCATCACATCACTACCACAGATGCCACTTGCCATAACCTTTACCACCATCTCCCCCGCTTTAATAACAGGGGTTGGCATTTCCTCTATACGCACATCCATGTTGTTATAGTAGACTGCCACACGCATATTCTTTACTTCTTTTTCTCACCTTCGTATATCTTGTTTGCCTCTTTTGCTGTTGCCTTTTCATGGATAACGGCGCGGATAGCCTTGATCATGGCTACAGGGTGTTCATTCTGCCAGATGTTTCTTCCAAGATTGACACCAATGGCACCCTTCTGCATTCCGTCATAAACAAATTCCAGCGCCTGAAGTTCTGTGTCAACTTTTGGTCCGCCTGCTA from Nitrospirota bacterium harbors:
- a CDS encoding alcohol dehydrogenase catalytic domain-containing protein; its protein translation is MRVAVYYNNMDVRIEEMPTPVIKAGEMVVKVMASGICGSDVMEWYRVKMAPIVLGHEISGEVVEIGGGVEQYKKGDRVFVSHHVPCNTCRYCLNGHHTACDTLHKTNFDPGGFSEYIRVPKINVDRGVFVLPDNVTFSEGTFIEPLACVLRSQRLANIQPGQSILIMGSGISGLLHIHLARCLGAGRIIATDINEYRLNAAKKFGADTVINARGDVPALLLRANKNRHADLVIICTGAMPAMLQALRSVDRGGTVLFFAVPEPGVNIPVPMNDLWRNEIKLITSYGASPADIQMAIDLISNGRVNVNEMITHRLSLSEAGEGFRLVAKADESIKVIIEPHR